One genomic segment of Vulpes vulpes isolate BD-2025 chromosome 2, VulVul3, whole genome shotgun sequence includes these proteins:
- the CHD9NB gene encoding CHD9 neighbor protein produces MGCHTSKSTKVVGESQKPGEQPEGEEPNLEAGAEAADGKDTSSKDGGPALKS; encoded by the coding sequence ATGGGATGCCACACAAGCAAGAGCACCAAGGTGGTGGGGGAATCCCAGAAACCTGGAGAACAGCCCGAGGGAGAAGAGCCAAATCTGGAGGCTGGCGCTGAGGCAGCAGATGGCAAAGACACCTCATCAAAGGATGGGGGCCCTGCACTCAAGAGCTGA